The window TATGCGCGGTATTTACCCTATTGGGCTTGATGTTTATTTAAAAGGTGCCTGCTTTTGACCCTTAAGTTTAACGAAAACGGCTAATTATCAATATTTTTGTTATTTAAGCGTATGCCGATTGTATGTTCAATCTCTGGAATTCAAGGGAGGGTGTATCGCCAGAGTTACCAATCCCCCTACCATCAATGCCCATGAAACCTTCACCCCACTCCTTCTTCCTGTCCCTCGCCGCCGCCCTGTTTCTTTCCGCCTCGGCCGCCGCGCGGCCGACCCCGGTCGAGTTCGTTCCCGGCGACCGCTATTTCGACACTCTCACGGGGCTGGTCGCCCGTTCCACCGCCTCGGTTGTCGCCTACGTCTACCTCTATTCCTTGACGCCCCTTCACGCCGAGTCGCTCCCCGTCCGCCTGGCCGACGCCCTCGGGGCCGCCGCCGCGCGGGGGGTGCGGGTCGAGGTGGTTTTCAACAGCCTCTCCGTCTTGGGCGGCGAAGAAGTCGACTCCTTGAACGACCGCAATCGCGCCGCCGCCGAGCGTTTGGCGCAAAAAGGCGTGCGCGTGTTCTTCGAAGACGCCCCCGCCCTTCTCCACGCCAAAGCCGTTTTGGTCGACGGCACGGCGGCCCTTCTCGGCTCCTCCAACTGGTCCGCCAAATCCTGGACCGAAAACATCGAAACCAACCTCCTCCTCCGCGAACCCGCCGTCCTGCGTCCCCTGGCGGCGTACCTGGGCCAAATCCCCCGCACGCCCTACGTGCCGGACGCCGCCGTGCGCCTTCCCGCGTCGCTGTTGGCGTCCCCCGCCGGCCTGGGGTTGATGAGCCGCCGCCGCGCCGAAAACGCCTTCGACCTTTACCTTTGGTTGCTTAAGGAATCCCAAGCCCCCGGCGCCACCGGCCCCGTTCGCGTCCCCTTGGAGGCCGTGGCCGACCGGATGGGGAAACCCCGCCTTCGTCCCCAACAAAAGCGGTTTTTCGTTTCAAGGACGCTGCGGGAACTGCAACACCGCTACGGTCTCCTCACCGTCGCGTTTCAAAAAGATTCCGACGCCCTGGTCACGCTCCTTCCCCTCGGCCCCGACACTTTTTCGCTCTCCCGGGACTACTGGTCCTTCGGGTGGGACCGCCGCCTCGCCTTCCCCGGCAAGCTCATGCTTGTTCTCGGGCGTTATTATTCGGAACGCTCCCCCGAGCGCCCCCGCTGGCGCCGGTCCAAGTTCACCCTCGAACGGGACCACGGCGTCTCCGAATCGACCCTGGATCGGGGCACGGTTGAGCTCAAACGCGCCGATCTCTTGGAAGTTCACCCCTCGCCGCTCTCCCCCGCGGGCGGCCCCCGCCCGCCCAACGAATACACCCCCAACCCGTTCCACGACCCCGCCCTCCGCGCCGCCGCCCGCCAAGCCCTTGTCGCGCTTCACGGCCCCGACAAAGTGTCCCGCGCCGCCCGCATCGCCGCCGCGTTCTACGAAGACGCCGACATCGGCGCCGTCGAAGCGCTGATCGCGCTCGAAAACGCCCACGGCCCCGAGCGCATCGCCCACGCCGTCGCGCGCGTCGGCGCCAAAGCGCCCGACAACCCCAAACGCAACCTCGGCTACCTCATCGCCGTCGTCCGCAACCCCGACCGCCCCGCCCCCGCGGTCGAACCCTAAAACCCCCGCTTCGATCGTTCAAATTGACGGGCGGCAATTGCTATATTATTCATCCGCATTGACGGAAATTAAGGAGGCTTTTATGGCCCTCGCACCCCTGCTCGTCGCCAAATCCACCCGCGATCTGACCCTTTTGCCCGGCATGGCCAACCGCCACGGCCTCGTGGCCGGAGCCACCGGCACCGGGAAAACCGTCACCCTCCAAGGGATGGCCGAGGGCTTCAGCCGCCTCGGCGTGCCGGTCTTCTTGGCCGACGTCAAGGGCGATCTCGCGGGCCTGGCCCAGCCGGGGAGCGAAAAACCCAAAATCGCCGAACGCATCCAACAGCTCGGGCTTGCCCCCTTCGCCTTCGAAGGGTTCCCCGTGACCTTTTGGGACGTTTTCGGCCAGCAGGGTCACCCCCTGCGCGCCACGGTCTCCGAGATGGGCCCTCTGCTATTGTCCCGTTTATTGAATCTAAACGAGGTCCAGGCCGGTGTTTTGACCATTGCTTTTCGCGTGGCCGACGACCAGGGCCTCCTGTTGTTGGATCTCAAGGATCTTCGCGCCCTTCTCCAGCACGTGGGCGACAACGCCGCCCAATTTCAAACCCAATACGGCCAGGTGTCGGCCGCCTCCATCGGCGCCATCCAGCGCGGGTTGCTCGAGCTGGAAAGCCAGGGGGGGGACAAGCTGTTCGGCGAGCCCGCCCTGGCCTTGGCGGATTTGATTCAGACCGATCTTTCCGGCCGCGGGCAGATCAATATTTTGGCGGCGGACCGGCTCATGACCGCCCCCAAAACCTACGCCACCCTTTTGTTGTGGATCCTCGCCGAGTTGTTCGAGCAATTGCCCGAGGTCGGCGACCCGGAAAAGCCCCGCCTCGTCTTCTTTTTCGACGAGGCCCATTTGCTCTTCAACGACGCCCCGCCCGCCCTGCTGGAAAAAATCGAGCAGGTCGTCCGTTTGATCCGCTCCAAAGGCATCGGGGTCTATTTTGTCACCCAAAACCCTCTCGACGTGCCCGCCCGGGTGCTCGCCCAATTGTCGAACCGGGTCCAGCACGCCCTGCGCGCCTTCACCCCGCAGGATCAGCGCGCCGTCAAAGCCGCCGCCGAAACCTTCGCCGCCAATCCCACCGTGGACGTCGAAACCGCCATCACCCAATTGGCCGTGGGCGAAGCCCTGGTCTCCTTTTTGGACGCGGCGGGCCGCCCCACCCCGGTGGAGCGGGCCTTCGTTTTGCCGCCCCGCAGCCAAATCGGCCCCCTCACGCCGGACCAGCGCCAGGCGGTCCTTCGCCAATCTCGCCTGCTCGGCCGCTACGAACAGCTTTTGGACCGCGAATCCGCCTTCGAAAAGCTCAAAACCCGCGCCGTTCAAACCCTCGGCCCCGCCCCGGCCGCCGAGCCCGCCCGGGGTCCCGGCCGTCCGGCGGACGGCCTGTTTGAGTCCATGGCCAAAAGCGCGGCGCGGGCCGCCGCCAGCCAGGCCGGTCGGCAGATCATGCGGGGCCTTTTGGGGTCTATTTTCGGTCGCCGCTGACCCGCCGTATTGTGGTTCCGCCCGCCGATTGGTATAATGAAGTCGCTTTGAAGGGCAATTCGGCCTTTCCTCATAAATACTCAACTCCATTCCCTCTTCGTTGACGACAGCGACGTCGGTACAACAACCCACGGGAACCACAGGCCGCCGCCAAGGAGAACATGATGTCTAAAAAAATGGTCACGATCGACGGCAACGAAGCGGTTTGCCACGTTGCCTACAAACTGAACGAAGTCATCGCGATTTATCCCATCACCCCGTCGTCCAGCCTCTCCGAACGGGCCGATTTGCTGGCGTCCATGAAGCAACCCAATTTGTGGGGCGAAGTCCCCAGCGTGGTCGAAATGCAGTCCGAAGGCGGCGCCGCCGGCGCCGTGCACGGCGCCCTCCAAACGGGTTCCCTCTCCACCACCTTCACCTCGTCGCAGGGGCTTCTGTTGATGATCCCCAACATGTACAAGATCGCCGGTGAGCTGACTTCCACGGTGTTCCACATCGCGGCCCGTTCCATCGCCGCCCAGGGCTTGTCCATTTTTAACGACCACCAAGACGTCATGGCGGTCCGCCAGACGGGCTGGGCCATCCTTTCGTCCAACGGCGTGCAAGAGGCCATGGACCTGTCCGCCATCGCCCAGGCCAGCACGCTCCGCTCGCGGGTGCCCTTCGTCCACTTCTTCGACGGGTTCCGCACCTCCCACGAAATCCAAAAAGTGGAGCTGGTCTCCGACGAGGTGTTGAACGGCATGATCGATATGGACCTCGTCAACGCGCACCGCCAGCGCGGCCTCTCGCCCGAGCACCCCTTCATCCGCGGCACGGCCCAAAACCCCGACGTCTACTTCCAGGCCCGCGAAACCGTGAATCCTTATTACGCCGCGGTCCCCGGCATCGTGCAGGGGGAGATGGACCGCTACGCCCGGCTCACGGGCCGTCCCTACAAGGTTTACGATTACTACGGCCACCCCGAAGCCGACCGCGTGGTCGTGATGATGGGCTCCGGCTGCGAGTCCGTCTCCGAAGTGGTGGATTATTTGAACGCGCGTGGCGAAAAAGTGGGCGTGCTCAAAGTCCGCCTGTTCCGCCCCTTCGCCGCGGACCTTTTCCTCAATGCCTTCCCCAAGACGGTGAAACAGATCGCCGTTCTGGACAAAACCAAAGAGCCGGGCGCCCAGGGCGAGCCGCTTTACCTCGACGTCTCCACCGCCGTCATGGAATCGCTCATCAACAACCAGCTGCCCTTCGCCCTGCCCCGCATCTACGGCGGCCGCTACGGGCTCTCCTCCAAAGAATTCAACGCCGGGATGATCAAAGGCCTCTACGACCACATGAAGGCCGGAACCATGAAGAACCACTTCACCCTGGGCATCAACGACGACGTCAGCCACACCAGCCTCACCTACGACCCGAACTTCATCGTCGAGGACAAAGACACCGTCCGCGCCGTGTTCTGGGGCTTGGGCGGCGACGGCACCGTGTCCGCCAACAAAAACTCCATCAAAATTATCGGCGAAGACACGCCCAATTTTGCCCAAGGGTTCTTCTTCTACGATTCCAAGAAAGCCGGCGCCATCACGATCAGCCACCTGCGCTTCGGCAAAAAGCCCATCCGTTCGTCCTACCTCATTCAAAAGGCCAACTTCGTGGCCTGCCACGACTACAACTTCATGGGCAAGTACGACGTCTTGAAATACGCCGAAGAGGGAGCGACGTTCCTGCTCAACAGCCCGTTCTCGGCGGACAAAGTGTGGGAAGACCTTCCCGCCACCGCCCAACATCGGATCATCGAGAAAAAAGTGAAATTCTACGTCCTGGACGGTTACGGCGTGGCCAAGAAAGTCGGCCTCGGCCGCCGCTTCAACATCCCGCTCCAGACGGCTTTCTTCGCCCTGGCCAACATCCTGCCCAAGGACGAAGCCGTCAAACACATCAAGGAATACATCGAAAAGACCTGGTCCAAGAAAGGCGAAGAGATCGTCCGCATGAACAAAGCCGCGGTCGACCAAGCCCTCGAGACGCTGGCCGAGGTGAAATACCCGCAGACGGTCTCCTCCGCCAAGGCCATGCAGCCGCCCGTCACCGCCGACGCGCCCGACTTCGTCCAAAACGTCACCGCCATGATGATCAAAGGCGAGGGCGACCTGCTGCCGGTCTCGGCGTTGCCCGCCGACGGCACTTACCCCTCGGGCACCACGCAGTACGAGAAGCGCAACCTCGCCCTCGAAATGCCGGTTTGGGACGAAAAGCTCTGCATCCAGTGCGGCAAGTGCGTGATCATCTGCCCCCACGCCTGCATCCGCGGCAAGCTGTACGACCAGGCCGCCGCCGACGCCGCCCCGGCCGAGTTCCTCAAGGCCAAGGCCATGTTCGGCCCGTCCTTCAAAGACAAGTTCTACACCATCCAGGTCGCCCCCGAAGATTGCACGGGCTGCACCCTCTGCGTGCAGGTCTGCCCCGCCAAATCCAAAACCGACCCCAGCTACCGCGCCATCAATATGGTGGAGCAGCCGCCCATCCGGGAGCGAGAAAAAGTCAAATGGGCCTATTTCGACGCCCTGCCGGACATCAATTCCTATTCCATGGACATGAAAGCCGTCAAAAACGTCCAACTGCGCGACCCGCTCTTTGAGTTCTCGGGCGCCTGCGCGGGCTGCGGCGAGACCCCGTACCTCAAGCTGGTCACCCAGCTCTACGGAGAGCGCGCCATCGTGGCCAACGCCACGGGCTGCTCCTCGATCTACGGCGGCAATCTGCCCACCACGCCCTGGTCCAAATCCCAACGCGGGTTCGGTCCGGCCTGGTCCAACAGCTTGTTCGAAGACGCGGCCGAGTTCGGGTTCGGCATGACCCTCTCCTACGTGAAAAAAGTGGGTTACGCCCGCAACCTGGTGAGCGGTCTACGCGACCAAATCGGCGCCGAGTTGGCCGACAGCGTGCTCAACGCGCAACAGATCACCGACACGCAGATCGAAGAGCAGCGTGACCGCGTGGCCAAAATTCAGGAAAAGCTGAAAACCCTGAGCGGCCCCAAGGTCAAAGACCTGCAGAACCTGGCCGAGAACCTGGTGCGTAAATCCCTCTGGATCGTCGGCGGCGACGGCTGGGCCTACGACATCGGTTACGGCGGGCTGGACCACGTCCTGGCCAGCGGCGAAAATGTCAACGTCTTGATCTTGGACACCGAGGTCTACTCCAACACGGGCGGCCAGTCGTCCAAATCAACCCCCTTCGGGGCGATCGCCAAATTCGCTTCCGGGGGCAAGGGCAAACCCAAGAAAGACCTGGGCCTCATCGCCATGACGTACCAAAACATCTACGTCGCCCAGGTCGCCATGGCCGCCAACGACAACCAGGCCCTCAAAGCCTTTATTGAGGCCGAGCAGTACGACGGCCCGTCGCTCATCATCGCCTACAGCCCCTGCATTGAGCACGGCTACGATCTTAGCGGCAGCATCAAGCAGACGAAAAGCGCGGTGGATTCCGGTTACTGGCCGCTCTTCCGCTACGATCCCCGTTTGGCCAAGCAGGGCAAAAACCCCTTCCAGTTGGACAGCAAAAAAACCCTCCCCTTGCGGGACCATTTGCTGGGGGAAAACCGCTTCGTCCCGCTGACCAAAGGGAAGGACGACCAAACCCTCCAATCGATGG of the Elusimicrobiota bacterium genome contains:
- a CDS encoding phospholipase D family protein — translated: MKPSPHSFFLSLAAALFLSASAAARPTPVEFVPGDRYFDTLTGLVARSTASVVAYVYLYSLTPLHAESLPVRLADALGAAAARGVRVEVVFNSLSVLGGEEVDSLNDRNRAAAERLAQKGVRVFFEDAPALLHAKAVLVDGTAALLGSSNWSAKSWTENIETNLLLREPAVLRPLAAYLGQIPRTPYVPDAAVRLPASLLASPAGLGLMSRRRAENAFDLYLWLLKESQAPGATGPVRVPLEAVADRMGKPRLRPQQKRFFVSRTLRELQHRYGLLTVAFQKDSDALVTLLPLGPDTFSLSRDYWSFGWDRRLAFPGKLMLVLGRYYSERSPERPRWRRSKFTLERDHGVSESTLDRGTVELKRADLLEVHPSPLSPAGGPRPPNEYTPNPFHDPALRAAARQALVALHGPDKVSRAARIAAAFYEDADIGAVEALIALENAHGPERIAHAVARVGAKAPDNPKRNLGYLIAVVRNPDRPAPAVEP
- the nifJ gene encoding pyruvate:ferredoxin (flavodoxin) oxidoreductase; this encodes MSKKMVTIDGNEAVCHVAYKLNEVIAIYPITPSSSLSERADLLASMKQPNLWGEVPSVVEMQSEGGAAGAVHGALQTGSLSTTFTSSQGLLLMIPNMYKIAGELTSTVFHIAARSIAAQGLSIFNDHQDVMAVRQTGWAILSSNGVQEAMDLSAIAQASTLRSRVPFVHFFDGFRTSHEIQKVELVSDEVLNGMIDMDLVNAHRQRGLSPEHPFIRGTAQNPDVYFQARETVNPYYAAVPGIVQGEMDRYARLTGRPYKVYDYYGHPEADRVVVMMGSGCESVSEVVDYLNARGEKVGVLKVRLFRPFAADLFLNAFPKTVKQIAVLDKTKEPGAQGEPLYLDVSTAVMESLINNQLPFALPRIYGGRYGLSSKEFNAGMIKGLYDHMKAGTMKNHFTLGINDDVSHTSLTYDPNFIVEDKDTVRAVFWGLGGDGTVSANKNSIKIIGEDTPNFAQGFFFYDSKKAGAITISHLRFGKKPIRSSYLIQKANFVACHDYNFMGKYDVLKYAEEGATFLLNSPFSADKVWEDLPATAQHRIIEKKVKFYVLDGYGVAKKVGLGRRFNIPLQTAFFALANILPKDEAVKHIKEYIEKTWSKKGEEIVRMNKAAVDQALETLAEVKYPQTVSSAKAMQPPVTADAPDFVQNVTAMMIKGEGDLLPVSALPADGTYPSGTTQYEKRNLALEMPVWDEKLCIQCGKCVIICPHACIRGKLYDQAAADAAPAEFLKAKAMFGPSFKDKFYTIQVAPEDCTGCTLCVQVCPAKSKTDPSYRAINMVEQPPIREREKVKWAYFDALPDINSYSMDMKAVKNVQLRDPLFEFSGACAGCGETPYLKLVTQLYGERAIVANATGCSSIYGGNLPTTPWSKSQRGFGPAWSNSLFEDAAEFGFGMTLSYVKKVGYARNLVSGLRDQIGAELADSVLNAQQITDTQIEEQRDRVAKIQEKLKTLSGPKVKDLQNLAENLVRKSLWIVGGDGWAYDIGYGGLDHVLASGENVNVLILDTEVYSNTGGQSSKSTPFGAIAKFASGGKGKPKKDLGLIAMTYQNIYVAQVAMAANDNQALKAFIEAEQYDGPSLIIAYSPCIEHGYDLSGSIKQTKSAVDSGYWPLFRYDPRLAKQGKNPFQLDSKKTLPLRDHLLGENRFVPLTKGKDDQTLQSMDLAQKAIDARWAFYERLANQAAPSVSTVNSAESLPPMAAAVVTK
- a CDS encoding DUF853 family protein; the encoded protein is MALAPLLVAKSTRDLTLLPGMANRHGLVAGATGTGKTVTLQGMAEGFSRLGVPVFLADVKGDLAGLAQPGSEKPKIAERIQQLGLAPFAFEGFPVTFWDVFGQQGHPLRATVSEMGPLLLSRLLNLNEVQAGVLTIAFRVADDQGLLLLDLKDLRALLQHVGDNAAQFQTQYGQVSAASIGAIQRGLLELESQGGDKLFGEPALALADLIQTDLSGRGQINILAADRLMTAPKTYATLLLWILAELFEQLPEVGDPEKPRLVFFFDEAHLLFNDAPPALLEKIEQVVRLIRSKGIGVYFVTQNPLDVPARVLAQLSNRVQHALRAFTPQDQRAVKAAAETFAANPTVDVETAITQLAVGEALVSFLDAAGRPTPVERAFVLPPRSQIGPLTPDQRQAVLRQSRLLGRYEQLLDRESAFEKLKTRAVQTLGPAPAAEPARGPGRPADGLFESMAKSAARAAASQAGRQIMRGLLGSIFGRR